One Echinicola strongylocentroti DNA window includes the following coding sequences:
- a CDS encoding SGNH/GDSL hydrolase family protein: MKLLYKPTYILMAGLLLSACQYDFPALPTNEPEAGNADFSKYVAVGNSLTAGLMDGALYDRAQDNSFAVILAGQLEGAGGGAFNVPDIDSENGFFAMGDNGPLGRLILTTNPETGAIAPAPIGPGDLPTPYTGDKTALNNFGVPGITLGQALTPLAGGPASAQNPAYSPLYARFASNPGQSTIIGDAAGALADGGTFFSFWLGANDVLGYAVSGASNPQILTSDEDFQTWLSAALGALLQASPSSNGVVMNIPAFGNLPYFNLVPYNAIPLTQAQADEANNGYALYNGGLQQAASGGLITEEEQEYRTIHFSAGPNAFVMEDESLTDLSSLGLPSIRQSTVEDKTTLPLAQALDPTSQENANSQRGVNFPVEDEFVLIPDEQTEINEKITTFNELITAAVNANSERLVLVDAAAFFDQVADGKINAGGVTLNASITPPSGGFSVDGVHPNGRANAFITNLVIEMINAKWGANIPQVNPNAYIGNDLPR; this comes from the coding sequence ATGAAGCTATTATATAAACCCACCTATATATTAATGGCAGGCCTGTTGTTAAGCGCTTGCCAGTACGATTTCCCGGCACTGCCCACCAATGAACCAGAGGCGGGGAATGCAGATTTTTCCAAGTACGTTGCCGTAGGGAACTCCCTTACCGCTGGCCTGATGGACGGAGCACTTTATGACAGGGCACAAGACAACTCCTTTGCCGTGATTTTGGCTGGACAGCTCGAGGGGGCTGGCGGCGGAGCCTTCAATGTACCGGATATAGATTCTGAAAATGGATTTTTTGCCATGGGAGACAACGGACCTTTGGGGCGACTTATCCTAACGACCAACCCTGAGACTGGCGCCATCGCCCCTGCTCCTATTGGCCCAGGAGACCTCCCTACTCCCTATACCGGTGACAAGACTGCCTTGAATAACTTTGGCGTACCAGGCATCACTCTTGGCCAAGCGCTCACACCACTGGCCGGTGGTCCTGCGAGTGCCCAAAACCCTGCTTATTCTCCGCTCTATGCCCGGTTTGCCAGTAATCCCGGCCAGTCCACGATCATCGGAGATGCTGCTGGAGCCTTGGCTGACGGCGGGACGTTTTTTAGCTTTTGGTTGGGAGCCAACGACGTATTAGGCTACGCCGTAAGTGGTGCCTCAAACCCACAAATCCTTACCTCTGATGAAGATTTTCAAACATGGCTTTCGGCCGCTTTGGGAGCATTACTCCAAGCCAGCCCCTCATCAAACGGAGTGGTCATGAACATTCCTGCTTTTGGGAACCTACCGTATTTTAATCTTGTCCCCTACAACGCCATCCCCCTTACTCAAGCACAGGCAGACGAAGCAAACAACGGATACGCCCTTTACAATGGAGGACTGCAACAAGCTGCGTCAGGAGGCCTGATCACAGAGGAGGAACAGGAGTACAGGACTATTCATTTCTCAGCAGGCCCCAATGCCTTTGTCATGGAAGACGAAAGCCTGACCGATCTTAGTTCACTGGGTTTGCCTTCCATTCGTCAAAGTACAGTAGAGGACAAGACCACTTTGCCCCTAGCACAAGCACTGGATCCGACGTCCCAAGAAAACGCCAATAGCCAGAGAGGCGTTAACTTTCCAGTCGAAGACGAGTTTGTACTGATTCCCGATGAACAAACGGAGATCAACGAAAAAATAACCACCTTCAACGAGCTGATCACTGCCGCTGTAAACGCTAATTCCGAGCGGTTGGTTTTGGTGGATGCTGCGGCATTCTTTGACCAGGTGGCTGACGGAAAGATCAATGCAGGAGGAGTCACACTAAATGCCAGCATCACTCCACCTAGTGGTGGGTTTTCGGTAGATGGTGTCCATCCAAATGGCCGTGCAAATGCCTTTATTACCAACTTGGTCATCGAAATGATCAACGCCAAATGGGGAGCCAATATCCCACAAGTAAACCCCAATGCCTATATTGGCAACGACCTTCCGAGATAA
- a CDS encoding TonB-dependent receptor: protein MKKALPKWISLQVVLFFALCQIGGTMAMAQESTTIQGTVKDAGTQETLIGVNILVKGKVVGTVTDLDGNFHLEVQQAPPLTLVVSMVGYTSQEIHVNSAKTVDLAIQLEEQTLLGQEVVVSASRVEESILTSPVSIEQMDILSIRETASDSYYKAIANLKGVDVTTSSINFQIINARGFNSTGNTRFVQLTDGMDTQAPALNFPISNLNGPSELDVERIEFIPGASSALYGPNAFNGILLVNSKNPFDYQGLSAFYKQGFNHINGREGEPQSAQPMYEGAIRYAKAFNNKWAFKLNGSFMRAKDWYGTDMTDLNARSQGDLPFNPGANRVHIFGDEVSNNIGLLRNVSTIQQNAAALGIDGYLPSIPDQVVSRTGYEESNLVDYGAAAYKFNGALHYRINDFLELSYTLNYGSGTSVYTGSQRYSLSEFEISQHKLELTGDNFFLRGYTTRENSGKSFIADLTGVRINDTWKDNSTWFGEYTLAYMGALAQQGVAPGTQGTTEQQAAAHQAARGVADQGRFLPGSEEFNSTSEQIKSDYIPEGSLFNDRSRMYMAEGQYNFKNEVDFMDLQAGASYRLYELRSNGTIFADVAGNDITISEYGAFAQGAKKVLDDKLKLMASIRFDKNENFKGQFNPRFAAVFTQGNSNIRFSYQTGFRMPTTQGQHIDLNVVSARLLGGLPYYREKYQIFENAFSLASVNNYIAKVGEGLSPVPPEATAELVPVNDLPDLRPEQVKSFEVGYKGLLADNRLLIDFAYYYNIYNDFITQTAVRKAPGPVYPNPINSDQAAINAVNAPSLLTPVTTPGQENTFQTYTNLVGNSVKANGAAIGITYNLPKNYTFSGNYNYNKLLTDIEEGFLSDFNTPEHKFNLIFANRKLTEKLGFNVTYRYQTAFRWESSFAAGEVPQVGTIDAQINYKVKDWKSIIKLGGSNILNERYFLNFGGPSIGAIYYVSITFDELLN, encoded by the coding sequence ATGAAGAAAGCACTACCTAAATGGATCTCTTTGCAGGTGGTTTTATTTTTTGCACTGTGCCAAATCGGAGGAACCATGGCCATGGCCCAAGAATCCACGACAATCCAAGGCACCGTAAAAGATGCAGGCACCCAAGAGACCCTCATCGGCGTAAATATCCTTGTCAAAGGAAAAGTAGTTGGTACCGTCACAGACCTGGACGGTAATTTCCACTTAGAAGTCCAACAGGCTCCACCCCTTACATTGGTGGTGTCCATGGTTGGATACACCAGTCAGGAAATCCATGTCAACTCCGCAAAAACCGTTGACCTGGCAATACAATTGGAAGAACAGACCTTGCTAGGACAAGAAGTGGTCGTCTCTGCTTCCAGGGTGGAAGAAAGCATCCTTACTTCGCCAGTTTCCATCGAACAAATGGACATCCTCAGCATCAGAGAGACGGCAAGCGATAGCTATTACAAGGCCATCGCCAACCTCAAAGGAGTAGATGTCACCACATCTTCCATCAATTTCCAAATCATCAATGCGCGAGGGTTTAATTCCACTGGCAACACCCGTTTTGTACAGCTTACCGATGGCATGGATACCCAAGCGCCAGCACTGAACTTCCCCATCAGCAACTTGAATGGGCCTTCTGAACTCGACGTGGAGAGGATAGAATTTATCCCAGGTGCTTCTTCTGCCCTGTATGGCCCCAATGCCTTCAATGGCATCCTTCTGGTCAACAGCAAAAACCCATTTGATTACCAAGGCCTGAGCGCTTTTTACAAACAAGGCTTCAACCATATCAATGGACGTGAAGGAGAACCTCAAAGCGCCCAACCGATGTACGAAGGGGCCATCCGTTATGCCAAGGCCTTCAACAATAAGTGGGCATTTAAGCTCAACGGGTCATTTATGCGGGCAAAAGACTGGTACGGCACGGATATGACCGACCTCAACGCCAGAAGTCAAGGCGACTTGCCCTTTAACCCTGGCGCCAATCGAGTACATATCTTTGGCGATGAAGTGTCCAATAATATTGGGCTACTACGCAACGTAAGTACAATTCAACAAAATGCAGCGGCATTGGGCATAGACGGCTATCTCCCCAGTATTCCTGACCAAGTGGTCTCCAGAACGGGATACGAAGAGTCCAACCTCGTAGATTACGGCGCTGCTGCTTACAAATTTAACGGCGCCCTGCACTATCGAATCAATGACTTTTTGGAACTCTCCTACACCTTAAACTATGGTTCTGGCACTTCTGTTTACACAGGATCCCAACGGTACTCCCTTTCTGAATTTGAAATCTCGCAACACAAATTGGAATTGACTGGAGATAATTTTTTCCTACGGGGATATACTACACGGGAAAATTCAGGCAAATCATTCATTGCAGACCTTACAGGTGTACGCATTAACGATACTTGGAAGGACAATTCCACTTGGTTTGGAGAATACACCTTGGCCTATATGGGAGCACTCGCCCAGCAAGGTGTAGCCCCCGGCACACAGGGCACTACCGAACAGCAAGCTGCCGCCCACCAAGCTGCCCGGGGAGTCGCAGACCAAGGACGCTTCCTACCCGGTTCGGAGGAATTCAACTCAACATCTGAACAGATCAAATCTGACTATATCCCGGAAGGTTCTCTCTTCAATGACCGGTCTAGAATGTACATGGCTGAAGGACAGTACAATTTCAAAAATGAAGTTGACTTCATGGACCTGCAGGCTGGTGCCAGTTACCGACTCTATGAACTGCGCTCAAATGGGACCATCTTCGCTGATGTAGCAGGTAATGACATCACTATTTCGGAGTACGGTGCCTTTGCCCAAGGGGCCAAAAAAGTCCTGGATGACAAGCTTAAACTTATGGCCTCCATCCGTTTTGACAAAAATGAAAATTTCAAGGGACAGTTCAACCCCCGTTTTGCTGCCGTATTTACCCAAGGAAACAGCAACATCCGTTTTTCATATCAAACAGGTTTCAGAATGCCGACCACCCAAGGACAGCATATTGACCTGAATGTGGTCTCTGCTAGATTACTTGGTGGACTGCCCTATTATCGTGAAAAATATCAAATCTTCGAAAATGCCTTTTCCTTGGCCTCAGTAAACAATTATATCGCCAAAGTAGGTGAAGGACTGAGCCCCGTACCCCCGGAAGCTACTGCAGAGCTCGTTCCTGTCAACGACCTTCCAGACCTGAGACCTGAGCAGGTCAAATCCTTCGAGGTCGGCTACAAGGGCTTGCTTGCCGACAATAGACTCTTGATAGACTTCGCTTATTACTATAATATCTACAATGATTTCATCACACAAACCGCTGTCAGGAAAGCCCCCGGACCAGTCTACCCTAACCCGATAAACAGCGACCAAGCGGCCATCAATGCGGTCAATGCACCATCTTTATTGACTCCTGTCACCACTCCTGGCCAAGAGAACACGTTCCAGACTTATACCAATCTGGTAGGCAATAGCGTAAAAGCCAATGGTGCCGCCATCGGAATCACCTACAACCTGCCTAAAAACTATACTTTCAGCGGCAATTACAATTATAATAAGCTATTGACGGATATAGAAGAAGGCTTCCTCTCGGACTTCAATACTCCAGAACATAAGTTTAACCTTATCTTTGCCAATAGAAAATTGACTGAAAAATTAGGGTTCAATGTCACCTACAGATACCAAACGGCTTTTCGCTGGGAATCCTCTTTTGCTGCCGGGGAAGTACCGCAGGTAGGCACCATCGATGCACAGATAAACTACAAGGTCAAAGACTGGAAATCCATCATCAAGCTTGGTGGATCCAACATCCTTAACGAGCGCTATTTCCTCAATTTTGGAGGACCTTCCATCGGCGCCATTTATTATGTAAGCATCACCTTTGACGAACTTCTCAATTAA
- the gldC gene encoding gliding motility protein GldC, translating to MKNSEIKFTIDLDEKSLPKTITWDATDKESEGAEETKSISLNVWDNLNHSTLRIDLWTDDMSVVEMKRFYIDILGGMGQTILNSTGDEYMSEEIKELCDRLVKHVNEENNKAK from the coding sequence ATGAAAAATTCTGAGATAAAGTTCACCATTGACTTAGACGAAAAGAGCCTGCCAAAAACCATAACATGGGACGCTACCGACAAGGAAAGTGAAGGTGCAGAAGAAACCAAAAGCATCAGCCTAAATGTTTGGGACAACCTTAATCACAGCACTTTGAGAATAGACCTATGGACAGATGATATGTCTGTGGTTGAAATGAAGCGGTTTTATATCGATATTTTGGGAGGCATGGGACAGACCATCCTTAACAGCACTGGTGATGAATATATGTCCGAAGAAATCAAGGAACTCTGTGACCGCTTGGTGAAGCATGTCAATGAAGAAAATAATAAAGCAAAGTAA
- a CDS encoding DUF2147 domain-containing protein, with product MKRLDKVLIVGFLAQFVVVGSALAQADKIVGEWRTTDQKAKVKITKEKTGYAGRIVWLKSVQDGNSTPLDADNKDPALRDRPILGINIIEGLQYDEGEWNEGELYDPESGKTYDCLARFEEDEDQLEIRGYLGMPTFGRSVFWERVEHK from the coding sequence ATGAAGAGACTTGATAAAGTACTGATAGTTGGTTTTTTAGCCCAGTTTGTGGTGGTAGGGTCTGCCCTTGCCCAGGCAGATAAAATTGTGGGGGAATGGAGGACCACCGATCAAAAAGCCAAAGTAAAGATCACCAAGGAAAAGACCGGCTATGCGGGAAGGATCGTTTGGCTTAAGTCCGTGCAAGACGGGAATTCGACACCCCTGGATGCTGATAACAAAGATCCAGCACTAAGGGACCGGCCTATTTTGGGAATCAATATCATCGAGGGACTACAGTATGATGAAGGGGAATGGAATGAAGGGGAACTGTATGATCCAGAAAGTGGAAAGACGTACGATTGCCTAGCAAGGTTTGAAGAAGATGAGGATCAGCTTGAGATCAGGGGATACTTGGGTATGCCCACTTTTGGCAGGTCAGTTTTCTGGGAGCGGGTTGAGCATAAGTGA
- a CDS encoding SRPBCC family protein, with amino-acid sequence MKTKLAFDFIVNKEANTMTIKKEFAAARQQVWDCFTKSELLDQWFAPEPYKAKTKHMDFSEGGNWLFAMISPEGEEHWSRFDFQRIQRLEHYTAADYFCDENGKPNPDLPQGNWKVNFSNSADTTEVDILISYSSLEDLEVVVQMGMQEGLTQTLEQLEALLEKSVK; translated from the coding sequence ATGAAAACAAAACTCGCATTTGACTTCATTGTAAACAAAGAAGCCAACACCATGACGATCAAAAAGGAATTTGCTGCGGCCCGCCAACAAGTATGGGACTGCTTTACCAAAAGCGAATTATTGGACCAATGGTTTGCCCCTGAACCCTACAAGGCAAAAACCAAGCACATGGACTTTTCCGAAGGAGGCAATTGGCTCTTTGCCATGATCAGCCCTGAAGGTGAAGAGCACTGGAGCCGATTTGATTTTCAGCGTATCCAGCGTTTGGAACACTATACGGCGGCGGACTATTTCTGTGACGAAAACGGAAAACCCAACCCGGATCTCCCCCAAGGAAATTGGAAAGTCAACTTCAGCAATTCAGCAGACACCACTGAGGTGGACATCCTGATCAGTTACAGCTCACTGGAAGACCTTGAAGTAGTCGTGCAGATGGGCATGCAAGAAGGGTTGACACAGACGTTGGAACAGCTGGAAGCTCTGCTGGAAAAAAGCGTAAAATAA
- a CDS encoding ArsR/SmtB family transcription factor, with amino-acid sequence MKLRRDPFQAIADPTRRAILLLLAAQTMTAGSIAENFEAARPTISKHLQVLQECELIDSNQKGREVFYEIKVDKMKEIDQWLEQFRKIWECRFGQLDNLIAKLNHKKP; translated from the coding sequence ATGAAACTCAGACGCGATCCTTTCCAAGCTATAGCTGACCCCACCCGAAGGGCAATACTGCTGCTTCTTGCCGCTCAGACCATGACAGCCGGATCAATTGCCGAAAACTTCGAAGCTGCTCGGCCTACCATCTCCAAGCACCTTCAAGTACTTCAAGAATGTGAGTTGATTGATTCCAACCAAAAAGGCAGGGAAGTCTTCTATGAAATTAAAGTGGACAAAATGAAAGAAATCGACCAATGGCTGGAGCAGTTTAGAAAAATCTGGGAATGCCGCTTTGGACAATTGGATAATCTTATTGCTAAACTCAACCATAAAAAACCATGA
- a CDS encoding sugar O-acetyltransferase, whose product MKTEMEKMMAGEPYDAHCEQMIAIRKNVKRILHKLNVTEYYTDNFQDTINELCPNSAKNLHLEPPFHCDYGQNIHAGDGVFINFDAVILDGAKVTIGRKTLLAPGVHIYTARHPLQVEERREWEDCRPVTIGEECWIGGHVTICPGVTIGDRAVIGAGAVVTKDIPADTLAVGNPAKVIRKLNEKDRKTTFNT is encoded by the coding sequence ATGAAAACAGAAATGGAAAAAATGATGGCCGGAGAGCCTTATGATGCGCATTGTGAGCAAATGATCGCTATCAGAAAAAATGTCAAACGCATCCTGCACAAGCTCAATGTCACGGAATACTATACCGACAATTTTCAGGACACCATCAACGAACTATGCCCCAATTCTGCCAAAAACCTTCACCTAGAGCCTCCATTTCACTGCGATTATGGTCAAAACATCCATGCCGGGGACGGTGTATTCATCAACTTTGACGCTGTCATTTTGGACGGGGCAAAAGTGACCATTGGCAGAAAGACCCTCCTGGCGCCAGGCGTACATATCTATACCGCCAGACATCCTCTCCAAGTCGAAGAAAGAAGAGAATGGGAAGACTGTCGCCCCGTCACCATAGGCGAAGAATGCTGGATCGGTGGCCATGTCACCATCTGTCCCGGAGTGACCATCGGCGACCGAGCGGTCATTGGTGCAGGAGCAGTAGTCACCAAGGATATTCCAGCAGATACACTGGCCGTGGGCAATCCCGCCAAAGTGATCAGAAAACTAAATGAAAAAGACCGGAAAACTACTTTCAATACTTGA
- a CDS encoding DUF2200 domain-containing protein: MQTSEKQNERIAKMTFASVYPHYLTKVEKKGRTKEELHQVITWLTGFNDQDINRLINEKSTFKEFFSQATIHPNAHMIKGLICGYRVEEIENPLTQQLRYLDKLVDELAKGKKMEKILREP, translated from the coding sequence ATGCAAACCTCTGAAAAACAAAACGAACGCATTGCAAAGATGACTTTTGCCTCGGTTTACCCCCATTACCTTACCAAAGTGGAGAAAAAAGGCAGAACCAAAGAGGAACTGCACCAAGTCATCACCTGGCTAACGGGTTTTAACGATCAAGATATTAATCGGTTGATAAATGAAAAAAGCACCTTTAAAGAATTCTTCTCTCAAGCCACCATACATCCAAATGCCCACATGATCAAAGGCCTCATCTGTGGCTACCGTGTAGAGGAAATCGAAAATCCACTGACACAGCAATTACGGTACCTGGACAAACTAGTGGATGAACTCGCCAAAGGCAAAAAAATGGAAAAAATACTCCGCGAGCCTTAA
- a CDS encoding DUF4230 domain-containing protein, with the protein MRKFLFGVLIGLLAIGAYRWIAGGIEQKNTLEESSSLIQQEVENVSKLIVTEGDFSQVYNYKQSEGIFGNLWITEKKALVVVNADVQIAYDLTKVKFQIDEENKTLYIEEVPEAEVKIFPDYKYYDAEGDYLNPFDADDINTIKSRVNASIRRKVDSSDLEKNANRRLIAELARFYVLTNSLGWKLVYEEKEVLSEGDFELKELH; encoded by the coding sequence ATGCGAAAATTTTTGTTTGGAGTTTTGATCGGGCTTTTGGCCATTGGTGCCTATCGCTGGATTGCTGGAGGAATTGAACAGAAAAACACGTTGGAAGAGAGCAGTAGCCTGATCCAGCAAGAGGTAGAAAATGTCAGCAAGCTGATCGTGACAGAGGGGGATTTTTCCCAAGTGTATAATTATAAGCAGTCAGAAGGTATTTTCGGTAATCTCTGGATCACTGAAAAAAAAGCCCTGGTGGTGGTCAATGCTGATGTGCAGATCGCCTATGACCTGACCAAAGTGAAATTTCAGATAGATGAGGAAAACAAAACACTATATATTGAAGAGGTTCCTGAAGCTGAGGTGAAAATTTTCCCGGATTATAAATATTATGATGCCGAAGGCGATTATCTCAACCCTTTTGATGCTGATGATATAAACACGATAAAGTCGAGGGTCAATGCTTCTATTCGCCGAAAAGTGGACAGTTCTGACCTTGAAAAAAACGCCAATCGCCGTTTGATAGCCGAACTTGCTCGCTTTTATGTCCTTACCAATTCCTTAGGATGGAAACTTGTCTATGAGGAAAAGGAAGTGTTGAGTGAAGGGGATTTTGAGTTAAAAGAGCTGCACTAA